A single Ammospiza caudacuta isolate bAmmCau1 chromosome 6, bAmmCau1.pri, whole genome shotgun sequence DNA region contains:
- the LRRC4C gene encoding leucine-rich repeat-containing protein 4C, with amino-acid sequence MLNKMTLHPQQIMIGPRFNRALFDPLLVVLLALQLLVVAGLVRAQTCPSVCSCSNQFSKVICVRKNLRDVPDGISTNTRLLNLHENQIQIIKVNSFKHLRHLEILQLSRNHIRTIEIGAFNGLANLNTLELFDNRLTTIPNGAFVYLSKLKELWLRNNPIESIPSYAFNRIPSLRRLDLGELKRLSYISEGAFEGLSNLRYLNLAMCNLREIPNLTPLVKLDELDLSGNHLTAIRPGSFQGLMHLQKLWMIQSQIQVIERNAFDNLQSLVEINLAHNNLTLLPHDLFTPLRLERIHLHHNPWNCNCDILWLSWWIKDKAPSNTACCARCHTPPSLKGRYIGELDLNYFTCYAPVIVEPPADLNVTEGMAAEMKCRASTSLTSVSWITPNGSVMTHGAYRVRIAVLSDGTLNFTKVTVQDTGLYTCMVSNSVGNTTASATLNVTALDNPGYTYFSTVTVETVEPSQDEAQTTEQVGPTPVTNWETINMTTSLTPQSTRSTEKTFTIPVTDANNGIPGIDEVMKTTKIIIGCFVAITLMAAVMLVIFYKMRKQHHRQSHHAPTRTVEIINVDDELTGDTPIESHLPMPAIEHEHLNHYNSYKSPFNHTTTVNTINSIHSSVHEPLLIRMNSKDNVQETQI; translated from the coding sequence ATGTTGAACAAGATGACCTTACATCCACAGCAGATAATGATAGGTCCTAGGTTTAACAGGGCCCTATTTGACCCCCTGCTTGTGGTGCTGTTGGCTCTTCAACTTCTTGTGGTGGCTGGTCTAGTGAGGGCTCAAACTTGCCCTTCggtctgctcctgcagcaaCCAGTTCAGTAAAGTGATTTGTGTACGGAAAAATCTTAGAGACGTGCCAGACGGCATCTCCACCAACACCCGGCTACTCAATCTCCATGAGAACCAGATTCAAATCATTAAAGTTAATAGCTTCAAGCATCTGAGGCACCTAGaaatcctgcagctcagcaggaatCACATCAGAACAATTGAAATAGGGGCCTTCAATGGTCTGGCCAATCTCAACACTTTGGAACTCTTTGACAATCGTCTGACCACTATCCCAAATGGGGCTTTTGTATACCTATCAAAACTGAAGGAACTGTGGTTGAGAAACAACCCCATTGAGAGCATCCCTTCTTATGCTTTTAACAGAATCCCTTCTCTCCGGAggctggatttgggggaattgAAAAGGCTTTCATACATCTCAGAAGGTGCCTTTGAAGGTCTGTCCAACTTGAGGTATTTGAACCTTGCCATGTGCAATCTTCGAGAGATTCCTAACCTTACTCCGCTTGTAAAACTGGATGAGTTAGATCTTTCTGGGAATCATCTGACTGCCATCCGGCCAGGTTCTTTCCAAGGGTTGATGCATCTTCAGAAATTGTGGATGATACAGTCCCAGATTCAAGTGATAGAAAGGAATGCTTTTGATAACCTTCAGTCACTTGTGGAGATCAACCTGGCACACAACAATCTAACACTACTGCCTCATGACCTGTTCACACCGCTCCGCCTAGAAAGGATCCACTTGCATCACAATCCTTGGAACTGCAACTGTGATATCCTTTGGCTCAGCTGGTGGATTAAAGATAAGGCACCCTCCAACACTGCATGCTGTGCCCGTTGTCACACGCCCCCCAGTTTAAAAGGAAGGTACATTGGTGAGCTGGACCTGAATTACTTCACATGTTATGCTCCAGTCATAGTGGAGCCACCAGCAGACCTCAACGTCACAGAAGGCATGGCTGCAGAGATGAAATGCCGGGCATCGACCTCCCTGACCTCCGTATCTTGGATTACTCCAAATGGATCTGTAATGACACATGGGGCATACAGAGTTCGGATTGCTGTGCTCAGTGATGGCACATTAAATTTTACCAAGGTAACTGTGCAAGACACGGGTTTGTACACATGCATGGTGAGTAACTCTGTTGGGAATACCACGGCTTCTGCCACGCTGAATGTGACCGCCCTGGATAACCCTGGTTACACCTACTTTTCAACCGTCACGGTAGAGACTGTGGAACCTTCTCAGGATGAGGCACAGACCACAGAGCAGGTTGGGCCCACACCAGTTACCAACTGGGAAACCATTAACATGACAACCTCACTCACTCCACAGAGCACAAGATCGACAGAAAAAACGTTCACCATTCCTGTGACGGACGCAAACAACGGGATCCCAGGAATAGATGAGGTTATGAAGACTACCAAAATCATAATTGGTTGTTTTGTGGCTATCACTCTCATGGCTGCTGTGATGCTGGTAATTTTCTACAAAATGAGGAAACAGCATCACCGGCAGAGCCATCATGCTCCAACACGGACTGTAGAGATCATTAATGTGGATGATGAGCTTACAGGCGATACACCCATAGAGAGTCATTTGCCCATGCCAGCAATAGAGCATGAGCACTTAAATCACTATAACTCTTATAAATCTCCTTTCAACCACACAACAACAGTTAACACAATAAATTCAATACACAGTTCAGTGCATGAACCGTTATTGATCCGAATGAACTCGAAAGACAATGTTCAAGAGACTCAAATCTAA